In Phreatobacter aquaticus, a single genomic region encodes these proteins:
- a CDS encoding SDR family NAD(P)-dependent oxidoreductase, with amino-acid sequence MNQIDLKGRVAVITGGARGIGYGAAERMLSSGASVALWDVDAARLKEAEAALGKLGKATSHVVELTDAASVQAATDAVVAAHGGIDILVNNAGITGGNGKTWELEPDIWRQVIDVNLVGPFLTCRAIVPVMLKKGYGRIVNIASIAGKDGNPNASHYSASKAGLIGLTKSLGKELATSGILVNCITPAAAKTEIFDQMKQEHIDFMLSKIPMNRFLQVNEVAAMIAWLASEDCAFSTGAVFDISGGRATY; translated from the coding sequence ATGAACCAGATCGATCTCAAGGGCCGCGTCGCGGTCATCACCGGCGGCGCGCGCGGCATCGGCTATGGCGCCGCCGAGCGGATGTTGTCGTCCGGCGCCTCCGTCGCGCTTTGGGATGTCGATGCCGCCCGCCTGAAGGAGGCGGAAGCAGCCCTCGGCAAACTCGGCAAGGCGACAAGCCATGTGGTGGAACTGACCGACGCAGCATCCGTGCAGGCCGCGACGGACGCCGTCGTGGCCGCCCATGGCGGCATCGACATTCTCGTCAACAATGCCGGCATCACCGGCGGCAATGGCAAGACCTGGGAGCTGGAGCCGGATATCTGGCGTCAAGTGATCGACGTCAATCTGGTCGGCCCGTTCCTCACCTGCCGCGCCATCGTGCCGGTCATGCTGAAGAAGGGCTACGGCCGCATCGTCAACATCGCCTCCATCGCCGGCAAGGACGGCAATCCCAACGCGTCGCACTATTCCGCCTCGAAGGCCGGCCTGATCGGGCTGACCAAATCGCTCGGCAAGGAACTGGCGACCTCGGGCATCCTGGTCAACTGCATCACACCGGCCGCCGCCAAGACCGAGATCTTCGATCAGATGAAGCAGGAGCATATCGACTTCATGCTGTCGAAGATCCCGATGAACCGCTTCCTGCAAGTGAACGAGGTCGCCGCCATGATCGCCTGGCTGGCCTCGGAGGACTGCGCCTTTTCCACCGGCGCGGTCTTTGACATTTCCGGCGGACGGGCGACCTATTGA
- the hutI gene encoding imidazolonepropionase codes for MQVDRVFTNCRVATMAAGHPGLGTIDRATIAVANGLIAWIGPSAEAPALAASETIDLGGRWVTPGLIDCHTHIVFAGDRSDEFERRLAGETYADIARSGGGIAATVRATRAASENDLVRLASARLDALAVEGVTTVEVKSGYGLDVETELRQLRAAGRLLAERAMRIEPTFLGAHAVPPDMDRTAYLDRLCNEMIPRVAAEKLAGVVDAFQESIAFSADEVDRVFTAARAAGLKVKLHADQLTDSGGAALAARHQALSADHLEYTSEAGAAAMAEAGTVAVILPGAFFMLKETQKPPIEAFRKAGVSMAVASDLNPGSAPIASLRVSATMACVLFGMTVEEVMLGMTRHAAKALGRSDIGTLETGKRADLAVWSVDRLAELVAKIGPTPLHARYLGGI; via the coding sequence ATGCAAGTCGATCGTGTCTTCACCAATTGCCGGGTGGCCACGATGGCCGCCGGCCATCCGGGCCTCGGCACCATTGACCGCGCCACCATCGCGGTAGCGAATGGTCTGATCGCCTGGATCGGACCTTCCGCGGAGGCTCCAGCCCTGGCCGCGTCCGAGACCATCGACCTCGGGGGCCGGTGGGTCACGCCGGGACTGATCGACTGCCATACCCACATCGTCTTTGCCGGCGACCGCTCCGACGAATTCGAGCGGCGCTTAGCCGGCGAAACCTATGCCGACATCGCCCGTTCGGGCGGCGGCATTGCCGCAACCGTCAGGGCGACGCGCGCGGCCAGCGAGAACGACCTCGTCCGCCTGGCTTCCGCGCGCCTCGATGCGCTCGCCGTCGAAGGGGTGACCACGGTCGAGGTCAAGTCGGGCTACGGCCTCGACGTTGAGACCGAGCTGCGCCAGCTGCGCGCCGCGGGGCGTCTCTTGGCTGAGCGCGCCATGCGCATCGAGCCGACCTTTCTCGGCGCCCATGCCGTGCCGCCTGACATGGACCGCACCGCCTATCTCGACCGGCTGTGCAACGAGATGATCCCCCGCGTCGCGGCGGAGAAGCTCGCAGGCGTGGTCGATGCCTTCCAGGAATCGATCGCCTTTTCGGCCGATGAGGTCGACCGCGTGTTCACGGCGGCACGGGCCGCGGGGCTCAAGGTGAAGCTCCATGCCGACCAGCTGACCGATTCCGGCGGCGCGGCATTGGCCGCCCGCCATCAGGCGCTCTCGGCCGACCATCTGGAATACACAAGCGAGGCCGGCGCCGCCGCGATGGCTGAAGCGGGCACGGTCGCCGTCATCCTGCCTGGCGCCTTCTTCATGCTGAAGGAGACGCAGAAGCCGCCGATCGAAGCCTTCCGCAAGGCCGGTGTCTCCATGGCGGTGGCAAGCGACCTCAATCCAGGCTCGGCGCCGATTGCCTCGTTGCGCGTCTCGGCCACCATGGCTTGCGTTCTGTTTGGAATGACTGTGGAAGAGGTCATGCTCGGCATGACCCGCCATGCGGCAAAGGCTCTCGGCCGCTCCGATATTGGCACGCTGGAGACGGGCAAGCGCGCCGATCTCGCGGTCTGGTCGGTCGACCGGCTCGCCGAGCTCGTCGCCAAGATCGGCCCGACGCCGCTCCATGCCCGCTATCTCGGCGGCATCTGA
- a CDS encoding ANTAR domain-containing response regulator codes for MDAALTICIVDESRSRAAIIEDGLREAGYRRIVHIDEMTNLLARLYATDPDVVVIDLENPSRDVLEQLFQVSKLVKRPVAMFVDQSDTRMINAAIEAGVSAYVVDGLKKERVRGILDMCIARFHAYSKLQGELDHAKSQLEERKIVERAKGLLMKHKGISEDEAYALMRRRAMNEKKKIGDIANAVVTGLEMLG; via the coding sequence ATCGATGCCGCCCTGACGATCTGCATCGTCGACGAGAGCCGGTCGCGCGCCGCCATCATCGAGGACGGACTGCGCGAGGCGGGCTACCGGCGCATCGTGCACATCGACGAGATGACCAACCTGCTGGCGAGGCTCTATGCCACCGACCCTGATGTGGTGGTCATCGACCTCGAAAACCCCTCCCGTGACGTGCTGGAACAGCTCTTCCAGGTCTCCAAACTGGTCAAGCGCCCGGTCGCCATGTTCGTCGACCAGTCGGATACCCGCATGATCAATGCCGCCATCGAGGCCGGCGTCTCGGCCTATGTCGTCGACGGCCTGAAGAAGGAGCGGGTGCGCGGCATTCTCGACATGTGCATTGCGCGTTTCCACGCCTATTCGAAGCTTCAGGGCGAGCTCGACCATGCGAAATCCCAGCTCGAGGAGCGCAAGATCGTCGAACGGGCCAAGGGGCTCTTGATGAAGCACAAGGGCATTTCGGAAGACGAGGCCTATGCGCTGATGCGCCGGCGCGCCATGAACGAGAAAAAGAAGATCGGCGACATCGCGAATGCCGTGGTGACCGGCCTGGAGATGCTCGGATGA
- a CDS encoding HD domain-containing phosphohydrolase, translating into MTIMIVDDTETNLMVLSALVNRLDIDQIQTFKDPRLALVALETGRPDLILVDYMMPGLDGVSFISEVRRRAHLDETPIVMVTTSDQRAVRLEALEAGASDFIHKPVDPAEFKARVRNLLRLAEAQRNLRDQAAWLAEEVAKATRTILVREEEIVLRLARAAELRDRDTGEHITRMARYAEMIAQNLGLDPSYSAQIHLAAPMHDIGKIGIADSILLKAGPLTAEERLAMQEHARCGGEILACSSSVLIRLAGEIALAHHERFDGTGYPHGLSGEAIPLSGRITAVADVFDALTSTRPYKKAWSVDQARDYLIAEKGRHFDPACVDALLKSWGEVTAIASDTERLSEAA; encoded by the coding sequence ATGACCATCATGATCGTTGACGACACCGAGACCAACCTGATGGTGCTCTCCGCGCTGGTGAACAGGCTTGATATCGATCAGATCCAGACCTTCAAGGATCCGCGACTTGCTCTTGTCGCACTCGAGACAGGGAGGCCCGACCTCATTCTTGTCGACTACATGATGCCTGGATTGGATGGCGTGTCGTTCATCTCGGAGGTTCGCCGCAGAGCGCACCTCGACGAAACTCCGATCGTCATGGTGACGACGAGCGACCAGCGCGCTGTGCGGCTTGAGGCGCTCGAAGCAGGCGCCTCCGACTTTATTCACAAGCCAGTTGACCCTGCGGAATTCAAGGCGCGCGTACGCAATCTGCTACGCCTCGCTGAAGCCCAGAGAAACCTTCGCGATCAGGCCGCTTGGCTCGCAGAAGAGGTCGCGAAGGCGACCCGCACGATCCTGGTCCGTGAAGAGGAAATTGTCCTGCGCCTCGCCCGAGCTGCGGAGCTCCGCGATCGCGACACGGGCGAACACATCACGCGCATGGCCCGCTATGCCGAAATGATCGCGCAGAATCTCGGCCTTGATCCGTCCTACAGCGCCCAGATTCACCTGGCCGCGCCGATGCATGACATCGGCAAGATCGGGATTGCGGATTCCATCTTGCTGAAAGCCGGGCCACTGACTGCAGAAGAGCGGCTGGCGATGCAGGAACATGCGCGCTGCGGCGGCGAGATCCTGGCCTGCTCGTCATCGGTTTTGATCCGACTGGCAGGCGAAATCGCTCTCGCCCACCACGAAAGGTTCGATGGCACCGGCTATCCTCATGGGCTATCCGGCGAAGCGATCCCGTTGTCGGGACGCATCACCGCTGTGGCCGATGTTTTCGATGCACTCACATCCACACGGCCATACAAGAAGGCATGGAGCGTCGACCAGGCCCGCGACTATCTGATCGCCGAAAAGGGCCGCCATTTCGACCCGGCCTGCGTCGATGCCTTGCTTAAGAGCTGGGGCGAGGTGACCGCGATAGCCAGCGACACCGAGCGCTTGAGCGAGGCCGCCTGA
- the tam gene encoding trans-aconitate 2-methyltransferase, which yields MDWSAKQYVKFEDERTRPARDLVAAIPTRDPRRVVDLGCGPGNTTELLLEAYPKAEIVGLDSSPDMITNARARMAHIRFEVADLTTWKPDPAAPVDIIYSNAVFQWVPGHETILPRLIHLLPEGGTLAIQMPDNVGEPSHIGMREAGRAGPWAERIRAAGADREPLASPAWYYDLLKPHAARVDIWRTAYHHPMVGIEGIVEWFKGSALRPYLAQLDASEQAAFLDLYRKAITPHYPVAADGKVLLAFPRLFIVATR from the coding sequence ATGGACTGGTCAGCCAAGCAATATGTGAAGTTCGAGGACGAACGCACCAGGCCGGCGCGGGACCTCGTCGCGGCCATCCCGACGCGCGATCCGCGCCGGGTGGTCGATCTCGGTTGCGGTCCGGGCAACACCACCGAACTGCTGCTTGAGGCTTATCCGAAGGCGGAGATCGTCGGGCTCGATTCCTCCCCCGACATGATCACCAATGCGCGGGCACGCATGGCCCATATCCGCTTCGAGGTGGCCGATCTCACCACCTGGAAGCCGGATCCGGCGGCGCCCGTCGACATCATCTATTCCAATGCGGTGTTCCAGTGGGTGCCGGGTCACGAGACAATCCTGCCGCGGCTCATCCATCTCTTGCCCGAAGGCGGCACGCTGGCGATCCAGATGCCCGACAATGTCGGCGAGCCGAGCCATATCGGCATGCGCGAGGCGGGCCGGGCGGGACCCTGGGCCGAGCGGATCAGGGCGGCCGGCGCCGACCGCGAACCGCTCGCGTCGCCGGCCTGGTACTATGACCTCCTGAAACCCCATGCCGCCCGCGTCGATATCTGGCGCACCGCCTATCACCACCCGATGGTGGGCATCGAGGGCATTGTCGAATGGTTCAAGGGCTCCGCGCTCCGGCCATACCTCGCGCAGCTCGACGCTTCGGAGCAGGCGGCCTTCCTCGACCTCTACCGCAAGGCGATCACCCCGCATTATCCGGTTGCCGCCGACGGCAAGGTGCTGCTCGCCTTCCCGCGCCTGTTCATCGTCGCCACCCGCTGA
- a CDS encoding ATP-binding protein produces the protein MQQTNLRAHRTLRGAAATVTWLGLAMIALIWTGVETDIRQEREFAHRSASQTASNYARLFEEHIARSLTEVDHTIKFIRQDFLRDPAAFDLQAWVKNQYSFTDLALQFTLIGRDGIMHSTTTPGASAGLDLSDREHFRVQVQGPADMLFISKPVLGRASGRWSIQLTRRITDAEGRFAGVVVASLDPYRLSRFYESIDLGRSGSIAVVGRDQVVRARAGLSADNLGSRLDDPQFFERVLYNSIGIFDRPSETGDGVTVTAYRAIEDHPLIVTVSVGDTDAAAARAATAWRMRLIALAMSVVVLVVIALGVRHRRRLDHVIDELSASRAEAAEKSRELDLTLNNMSQGILMVDANEQVAVINRRALELLDLPETLMAERLSFQKLLEYQWRADEFGVAGKDIPDALRDYVQSGGLSTALPVYERTRPNGTVLEVRSVQLAGGGVVRTYTDVTERKTSERDLREARDRAEAASEVRTSFLATMSHEIRTPLNGIIGMSSILEQTDLNDDQHSYLRTIHGCGEALLEIINDVLDYSKLDSGMIELDATDVVLKEIVSSTVDILGARIHAKHLSLDVQMAPELPAVVHTDGSRIRQVLINLVGNSAKFTEEGGITIRVEAREGVLDVLPRLRFSVVDTGIGIPEESRDRLFREFSQVDASITRRFGGTGLGLAICKRIIEALDGEIGCDSSPGVGSTFWFEIPVRKVDGHVAEGKTGAVRANPLPAIQRSLRILLAEDNKVNQEVATLLLKRIGHEVVVAENGQQAVARAAECRYDLILMDMQMPEMGGVEATRAIRSGRGASRDAPIVGLTANAFASDRQACLDAGMDAFFAKPITRAKLDDALAVAGSDTVAENTSTAASDATMLINTEYRDMLFGEIGPDAGRALVQSFWGDAETIVEALHLAVSRGDRDAAETHLHTLKGAAANMGYEAITRATGNRLVAGGDVAAMEALQAALRQTRQLDAPKERPGEENNLARKLAS, from the coding sequence ATGCAGCAGACCAATCTTCGCGCACACCGCACCTTGCGCGGTGCTGCTGCCACAGTCACATGGCTCGGCCTCGCCATGATTGCTCTGATCTGGACCGGCGTGGAGACGGACATTCGTCAGGAGCGCGAGTTTGCGCATCGGTCGGCGTCGCAAACTGCAAGCAACTACGCCCGCCTGTTCGAGGAGCATATTGCCCGCTCGCTTACTGAGGTCGACCATACGATCAAGTTCATCCGTCAGGATTTCCTGCGCGATCCCGCGGCGTTCGATCTCCAGGCCTGGGTGAAGAACCAGTACAGTTTCACCGATCTTGCGCTGCAATTCACCTTGATCGGCCGCGACGGCATCATGCACTCGACCACGACCCCCGGAGCCAGCGCGGGCCTTGACCTTAGCGATCGCGAGCATTTCCGTGTGCAGGTCCAGGGCCCTGCAGACATGCTGTTCATCAGCAAGCCTGTGCTTGGGCGGGCTTCGGGGCGCTGGTCGATTCAGCTGACGCGCCGGATCACAGATGCAGAAGGCCGGTTTGCCGGCGTTGTCGTGGCATCCCTCGATCCCTATCGGCTCTCCCGATTCTATGAATCAATTGATCTAGGGCGCAGCGGCAGCATCGCGGTCGTGGGGCGTGATCAGGTTGTCCGCGCACGCGCCGGCCTTTCCGCCGACAATCTCGGCAGCAGGCTGGACGATCCCCAGTTCTTCGAGAGGGTCCTCTATAATTCCATCGGTATATTTGACCGGCCCTCGGAGACGGGCGATGGCGTGACGGTCACAGCCTATCGGGCCATCGAGGACCATCCGTTGATCGTGACCGTGTCGGTCGGTGACACCGATGCGGCCGCCGCGCGGGCCGCGACCGCCTGGAGAATGCGCCTTATCGCGTTGGCGATGTCCGTGGTGGTCTTGGTGGTTATCGCGCTGGGTGTTCGCCATCGTCGGCGCCTCGACCATGTCATCGATGAACTGTCGGCAAGCCGGGCGGAGGCTGCGGAAAAGTCGCGCGAACTCGACCTGACGCTGAACAACATGAGCCAAGGCATCCTGATGGTTGATGCCAACGAGCAGGTTGCCGTGATCAACCGCCGAGCCTTGGAGCTACTAGACCTGCCGGAGACTCTGATGGCGGAACGTCTGTCGTTCCAAAAGCTGCTTGAATACCAGTGGCGGGCAGATGAGTTCGGCGTCGCGGGCAAGGATATTCCCGACGCGCTCCGTGACTATGTCCAGTCAGGGGGTCTGTCGACAGCACTGCCAGTCTACGAGCGCACCCGGCCGAACGGTACTGTCCTGGAGGTGCGCAGTGTGCAATTGGCCGGCGGCGGCGTCGTTCGGACCTATACAGATGTGACGGAACGCAAGACGTCTGAACGCGACCTGCGCGAGGCTCGCGACCGTGCGGAAGCGGCGTCCGAAGTTCGAACATCGTTTCTTGCCACGATGAGCCACGAGATTCGCACGCCTCTCAACGGCATCATCGGCATGTCATCCATTCTCGAGCAGACCGATCTGAATGACGACCAGCACAGTTACCTGAGAACCATCCACGGTTGCGGAGAGGCGCTCCTCGAAATCATCAACGACGTTCTCGACTATTCAAAGCTCGATTCCGGCATGATCGAGCTCGACGCCACCGATGTTGTCCTGAAGGAAATTGTTTCCTCTACCGTCGATATTCTCGGAGCTCGGATTCATGCCAAGCACCTCTCGCTCGATGTCCAGATGGCTCCTGAGCTGCCGGCCGTGGTTCATACCGATGGAAGCCGCATCCGCCAGGTGTTGATCAATCTGGTCGGCAATTCGGCCAAATTCACCGAGGAGGGGGGAATCACCATCCGGGTCGAGGCGCGCGAAGGGGTGTTGGATGTCCTGCCACGCCTGCGCTTCTCTGTCGTCGACACCGGCATCGGAATTCCTGAGGAGTCGCGTGACCGCCTGTTCCGGGAATTCTCCCAGGTCGATGCTTCGATTACGAGGCGCTTCGGGGGTACTGGTCTTGGACTTGCGATCTGCAAGCGGATCATCGAGGCCCTCGACGGTGAGATCGGCTGCGACAGCAGCCCCGGTGTGGGCTCGACATTCTGGTTCGAGATCCCCGTCCGCAAGGTCGATGGCCATGTCGCAGAGGGCAAGACGGGTGCAGTCCGCGCCAATCCCTTGCCCGCCATCCAGCGCAGCCTGCGCATCCTGCTGGCGGAAGACAACAAGGTGAACCAGGAAGTCGCGACCCTCCTTCTGAAGCGCATCGGACATGAGGTCGTGGTCGCGGAGAATGGCCAGCAGGCTGTAGCAAGGGCGGCGGAGTGCCGCTACGACCTGATCCTGATGGACATGCAGATGCCCGAGATGGGCGGCGTCGAGGCGACCCGAGCGATTCGCAGCGGCCGCGGAGCTAGTCGCGACGCACCGATTGTCGGCCTGACGGCCAACGCTTTCGCATCCGATCGGCAGGCCTGTCTGGACGCAGGTATGGACGCATTCTTTGCCAAGCCTATTACCCGCGCCAAGCTGGACGATGCTCTGGCCGTCGCAGGTTCAGATACCGTTGCTGAAAACACGTCCACCGCTGCTAGCGATGCAACGATGCTCATCAATACCGAGTATCGGGACATGCTGTTCGGAGAGATTGGTCCGGATGCTGGCCGTGCTCTGGTCCAGTCGTTCTGGGGGGATGCCGAGACGATTGTCGAGGCGCTTCATCTCGCCGTAAGCAGAGGCGATCGGGATGCGGCTGAAACCCATTTGCACACCCTCAAGGGGGCCGCAGCAAACATGGGCTATGAGGCGATCACCCGTGCGACCGGCAATCGGCTGGTAGCGGGGGGCGATGTGGCTGCGATGGAGGCCCTGCAGGCGGCACTCCGACAGACGCGGCAATTGGACGCCCCAAAGGAGCGTCCGGGTGAAGAGAACAATTTGGCTCGCAAGCTCGCCAGCTAG
- a CDS encoding DUF3750 domain-containing protein, whose amino-acid sequence MTDIAVSRPLRPRLSRVGRRVSLAFLIVFVAPIAVAAGLYFQSDATRDWRNADRSSAGLLPPAAVNRQAVVRVFAARTVRWRGIFATHCWIVVKEEGASAYQRYDYTAWGDPIRVNGFPPDGRWFGRAPEVVLAVDGAQAAAAIPRIKAAIAEYRYRTVGDYQAWPGPNSNTFVANVMTVAPELGLKLPTTAIGKDYPYDGRWLAVTPSGTGLRLNLGGYGGFSVGWVEGIEVNLFGAVAGVEFRRPAINLPGLGRFGIKED is encoded by the coding sequence ATGACTGACATCGCCGTTAGCCGTCCTCTCAGGCCGCGCCTGTCCCGCGTCGGCAGGCGCGTCAGCCTCGCCTTCCTGATTGTGTTCGTCGCCCCAATAGCCGTCGCGGCCGGCCTCTATTTCCAGAGTGATGCCACGCGCGACTGGCGGAACGCTGATCGGTCCAGTGCTGGTCTATTGCCGCCCGCGGCCGTCAACCGCCAGGCGGTCGTTCGCGTGTTTGCCGCACGCACGGTGCGCTGGCGTGGAATCTTTGCCACCCATTGCTGGATCGTCGTGAAGGAGGAGGGAGCTTCCGCCTACCAGCGCTATGACTATACCGCCTGGGGCGATCCTATCCGCGTCAACGGCTTTCCGCCCGATGGTCGCTGGTTTGGCCGTGCGCCTGAGGTCGTCCTTGCGGTTGATGGCGCTCAGGCCGCAGCAGCCATCCCCCGGATCAAGGCTGCGATTGCAGAGTACCGCTATCGCACCGTGGGAGACTATCAGGCGTGGCCTGGGCCGAACTCCAACACGTTCGTTGCCAATGTGATGACTGTGGCCCCCGAGCTTGGTCTGAAGCTGCCGACCACAGCCATCGGAAAGGATTATCCCTACGATGGCCGTTGGCTGGCGGTGACGCCGTCCGGCACTGGTCTCCGGCTGAATCTTGGCGGTTATGGCGGGTTCAGTGTCGGGTGGGTGGAGGGAATAGAGGTCAACCTGTTTGGCGCAGTGGCGGGTGTCGAATTCCGCCGTCCGGCAATCAATCTGCCGGGCCTGGGAAGGTTCGGGATCAAAGAGGATTAG
- a CDS encoding YgaP family membrane protein has product MNIDKAVLAFAGAMVLVALALSIWVSPWFHLLTAFVGLNMMQASLTGFCPAAMIFKRLGCAPGAVFK; this is encoded by the coding sequence ATGAACATCGATAAGGCTGTTCTCGCGTTCGCCGGGGCCATGGTGCTCGTTGCGCTTGCCTTGAGCATCTGGGTCTCGCCGTGGTTTCATCTGCTCACAGCCTTCGTCGGCCTGAACATGATGCAGGCTAGCCTTACTGGCTTCTGCCCGGCTGCCATGATCTTCAAGCGGCTGGGTTGCGCGCCGGGAGCCGTCTTCAAGTGA
- a CDS encoding formimidoylglutamate deiminase, whose amino-acid sequence MHKLSFRSALTPQGWADNVLVTIDAEGRISAVEPGAEAAGIARIAGAALPGLPNLHSHAFQRGMAGMAEVAGQSDDSFWTWRDWMYRFALALDPDDVEAIAALAYVEMLEAGFTTVGEFHYLHHDRDGRHYADIAELGRRCVAAASETGLAITLLPVFYAHSGFGGQAPSEGQRRFINDIDSFGRLAGGCAAATQVYPRGRFGIAPHSLRAATLDELKVLVQAFPDVPTHIHVAEQVKEIEDCLAVHGRRTIELLTDTVELAPNWCLIHATHVTPAEVTAMARSGAVVGLCPVTEANLGDGIFPGADYLGQGGRFGVGTDSNVAISVSGELATLEYSQRLGFRRRNALAPRGASTGRTLFEASLAGGGQALGLGVQGIQVGAVADIVVLDTNHIAFAGRQGDAMLDSWVFGPSAGSIRDVYVSGRRVVDGGRHVARSAIEARARKVLERVISSASN is encoded by the coding sequence ATGCACAAGCTCAGCTTCCGCTCCGCGCTCACGCCGCAAGGCTGGGCCGACAATGTCCTGGTGACGATCGATGCCGAGGGCCGGATCTCGGCCGTCGAGCCCGGTGCCGAGGCTGCCGGCATCGCGCGGATTGCCGGCGCGGCGCTGCCCGGTCTGCCAAACCTCCATTCCCATGCCTTCCAGCGCGGCATGGCAGGCATGGCCGAGGTGGCAGGCCAATCGGACGACTCGTTCTGGACCTGGCGCGACTGGATGTATCGCTTCGCGCTGGCGCTCGACCCCGACGATGTCGAGGCGATTGCGGCGCTTGCCTATGTCGAGATGCTGGAAGCCGGCTTCACCACCGTCGGCGAGTTCCACTATCTCCACCATGACCGGGACGGCCGCCACTATGCGGACATTGCGGAGCTCGGGCGGCGCTGCGTGGCAGCGGCCAGTGAGACCGGGCTTGCCATCACGCTGCTGCCGGTATTCTACGCCCATTCCGGTTTCGGTGGTCAGGCACCGAGCGAAGGCCAGCGGCGCTTCATCAACGATATCGACAGCTTCGGGCGGCTTGCCGGCGGCTGTGCCGCGGCGACCCAAGTCTATCCGCGCGGCCGCTTCGGCATCGCGCCGCATTCGCTGAGGGCCGCAACCCTCGACGAACTGAAGGTGCTGGTCCAGGCCTTCCCGGATGTGCCGACCCACATCCATGTGGCCGAGCAGGTGAAGGAGATCGAGGACTGCCTCGCCGTTCACGGCCGGCGGACGATTGAACTGCTCACCGACACTGTGGAGCTTGCCCCCAACTGGTGCCTGATCCACGCGACCCATGTCACTCCAGCCGAGGTCACGGCCATGGCGCGGTCGGGGGCGGTCGTCGGGCTCTGCCCGGTGACGGAGGCCAATCTCGGCGACGGCATCTTTCCGGGTGCGGATTATCTCGGGCAGGGTGGCCGCTTCGGCGTCGGCACCGATTCGAATGTCGCGATCTCGGTGTCGGGCGAACTCGCAACGCTCGAATATTCGCAGAGGCTCGGCTTTCGGCGGCGCAATGCGCTGGCGCCGCGGGGTGCATCCACCGGGCGCACGCTGTTCGAGGCGAGCCTTGCCGGTGGCGGCCAGGCGTTGGGCCTCGGAGTTCAGGGCATCCAGGTGGGGGCGGTCGCCGATATCGTCGTTTTGGACACCAACCACATCGCCTTTGCCGGGCGCCAAGGCGATGCGATGCTCGACAGCTGGGTGTTCGGGCCGTCGGCCGGCTCGATCCGTGACGTCTATGTTTCGGGGCGACGTGTGGTGGATGGCGGGCGGCATGTCGCGCGCTCCGCCATCGAGGCCAGGGCGCGCAAGGTGTTGGAGCGCGTGATTTCGTCGGCGTCGAACTGA